The window ACCCAGCGGGAGCAAGCTCCCTCGCCACAAGGTTTTTCGCCGTCCTGAAGATCAGGCTTTCGGCAACCACGGCTGCATCTGCTCCAGCAAGCCTCGTCCGCCCCGACGCAATCCTGCTGCCAGTCCCAGCCATGAAAGGTCAGTCATGATCACCTCAGAGGCGCGCAGCAAGCGAACTTCGCCAGCCGTGCCACCAGAGGTCCCTCCGTCCGGCATGAACACCGTCAGCCAATCGCCGACACTGTCCACCACCAGACACAAGCGCCAGCCTTGCTCCTCGGCAATCATGCCGACCTTGGTCCCATCGGCGTGCTCCATACCGGCAAACCGCGCCGTGGTGTCCTTGAGCAACTGATAACCCGGCAGATTGCTCAGCACTTTGTCTTCGGTCGCCTCAATCGCCCGGGCCGCCGCCGAGGTCCTGGCCAGAAGGCCGGCAAGAAAACACAGCACGATCAAGCCAACCAACGTGGCCAACGTCACCACGGTCACGCCCGCCACATCATGACCTTCAAACATCGGCAGCAGCTTTTGCATCGGCCCACGCAGCAGATGAATGGCTTTTTCGATCAGGATGAAGATCAGCACCAACGGCAGAATAAACAGCAGTCCGCCGATCACGGTGGTTTTGATGAACTTGAACATGACAGCTCCTTGATGACGATCAGAAATCAAGGCTAGCTGATAAAAATCCCGGGGCAGGCGCGCGATGAAACTCATGGCACCATGGCGGCCGGATGCGCTTAACAAGGAGCAGGGCACATGAACGTATCGGATCAGCAAGCATGGCAAGCGTGGACGCCGGAGGAGTTATCGCAACGTCTGAGACAGGTTTCACGCCCCTGGAGCGTGGTGGGCGGATGGGCGCTGGATCTGTGGCTGGGCAGACAGACCCGCGATCACGGTGATCTGGAGTTCACCGTCCTGCGTGATGATTTCATGCTGTTCAGGCAAGCGCTGGAGCCATTGCAGTTCTACACCGTCAAAGACGGCACGTTTGCGTTTCTTTCGGCAGACCGGGTGCCCGGCGAGGAGATATTTCAGGTTTGGGGTTTTGATGCGGTTGCCAATGTCTGGCGAGTGGATGTGATGCTGGAGTTCGGCACTGCGGACACTTGGGTCTATAAAAGAGACACTTCGCTTGTCTATCCACGCGCCGAAATGGTCGCTCTCAGTGACGCAGGGATTCCGTATTTAAAACCTGCGGCCATTCTGCTGTTCAAGGCCAAACACACCCGGTCCAAGGATCAAAACGACTTCAACCAGTCATTGCCGAATCTATCCTGCGAAGATCGGCATTGGTTGGCTCGACACCTTGCTCTACTGCATCCAGAT of the Pseudomonas sp. Seg1 genome contains:
- a CDS encoding amino acid transporter codes for the protein MNVSDQQAWQAWTPEELSQRLRQVSRPWSVVGGWALDLWLGRQTRDHGDLEFTVLRDDFMLFRQALEPLQFYTVKDGTFAFLSADRVPGEEIFQVWGFDAVANVWRVDVMLEFGTADTWVYKRDTSLVYPRAEMVALSDAGIPYLKPAAILLFKAKHTRSKDQNDFNQSLPNLSCEDRHWLARHLALLHPDHEWTYRLENAE